A stretch of the Acidobacteriota bacterium genome encodes the following:
- a CDS encoding xanthine dehydrogenase: MNEEVFKAVNDVFARGESAALATIIRTQGSTPQRVGAKMLVFADGRTIGTIGGGCYENDAFWKARRALETRRPLVARYELADDIAEESGLICGGQMEVYIEPLEASPHLYLVGAGHVALELGRLAAPAGFRVHVIDDREKFSNAERFPDAVEVAVDDIPTWLENTDFPPTAYAVILTRGHRHDLDALRALAPRPLRYLGLIGSKAKVARLHDALREAGVTIASPERLHAPVGLDIGAVTPQEIAVSILAELIAVKYGKLEAGSVEAAAEAAVKPLRWSPPVAGTAAERPEGEAVSNGAAAPAAIIGGR, translated from the coding sequence ATGAACGAAGAGGTCTTCAAGGCCGTCAACGACGTGTTCGCCCGCGGCGAGTCCGCGGCGCTCGCCACCATCATCCGCACGCAGGGCTCCACTCCGCAGCGCGTCGGCGCCAAGATGCTGGTGTTCGCCGACGGACGCACGATCGGCACCATCGGCGGCGGGTGCTACGAGAACGACGCGTTCTGGAAGGCGCGCCGCGCGCTGGAGACCCGCCGGCCGCTCGTCGCGCGGTACGAACTCGCCGACGACATCGCGGAAGAGTCGGGACTCATCTGTGGAGGACAGATGGAGGTCTACATCGAGCCGCTCGAGGCCTCGCCGCACCTGTACCTGGTAGGCGCCGGCCACGTGGCGCTGGAGCTCGGGCGCCTGGCGGCGCCGGCCGGATTCCGGGTCCACGTCATCGACGACCGCGAGAAGTTCTCCAATGCGGAACGGTTCCCGGATGCCGTCGAGGTCGCCGTCGACGACATCCCGACGTGGCTCGAGAACACGGACTTTCCTCCTACCGCCTACGCCGTCATCCTGACCCGCGGCCACCGGCACGATCTGGATGCACTCCGCGCCCTCGCGCCGCGTCCGCTCCGCTACCTCGGCCTGATCGGCAGCAAGGCCAAGGTCGCGCGACTGCACGACGCGCTACGCGAAGCCGGCGTGACGATAGCCAGTCCGGAGCGGCTGCACGCCCCGGTCGGCCTGGACATCGGCGCGGTGACGCCCCAGGAAATCGCCGTCAGCATTCTCGCCGAGCTGATCGCCGTCAAGTACGGCAAGCTGGAAGCCGGCAGCGTCGAAGCGGCGGCCGAGGCGGCCGTGAAGCCGTTGCGGTGGTCTCCCCCCGTCGCCGGGACCGCCGCTGAACGCCCTGAGGGAGAGGCCGTATCGAACGGCGCGGCGGCACCGGCTGCTATAATCGGAGGTCGTTAA